A DNA window from Paenibacillus andongensis contains the following coding sequences:
- a CDS encoding ADP-ribosylglycohydrolase family protein, with translation MAGWERLKGIVHLEIIQRGEEGCNVSGFQDKWAAAGDDETKLMAVYQQLMALEIRADFPYQEPSDLPGILALRPEGPRQLTADKSKADWLNQFQGAWLGRSIGCALGKPLENGHSMSGSGGKAGWKNIELWFKGADAWPIRGYTPGSSRAAVEYDLKVNDWCQKSWKEHIQFMESDDDIRYTVLGLILLEEKGLDFDAWDIGKLWHKYLSYQQVCTAETQAYLNFAQVTSHMQGEKTADWAQKSEWVRTWLNPYREWIGAQIRADGFAYGAAGNPELAAELAWRDASFSHVKNGIYGEMFVAAMIAAAFNETDNERIVEIGLSEIPRDCRLAHDIRKAVEIASSSVDQLDLVDRIWEAFKHYHCVHTNNNAALVAASLIFAKDDFELAVTTAVLGGWDTDCNGATVGSIMGAKIGADKLPPDWAEPLHDTLYAEVTGFHPIAISECAKRSYEVFKKISAN, from the coding sequence ATGGCTGGCTGGGAACGATTAAAGGGAATTGTACATTTAGAAATCATACAAAGGGGAGAAGAAGGCTGCAATGTCAGTGGGTTTCAAGACAAATGGGCTGCAGCAGGAGATGATGAAACGAAGCTGATGGCGGTTTATCAGCAGTTGATGGCGCTTGAAATTCGTGCTGATTTCCCATATCAAGAACCTTCGGATTTGCCTGGTATTCTTGCGTTGAGGCCTGAAGGCCCCAGACAACTAACGGCGGATAAATCGAAAGCTGATTGGCTTAATCAATTTCAAGGCGCATGGCTCGGCCGAAGTATCGGATGTGCCTTGGGTAAGCCGCTTGAGAATGGTCATTCTATGTCGGGCAGCGGTGGAAAAGCGGGCTGGAAAAATATTGAGCTATGGTTCAAAGGCGCAGATGCCTGGCCCATTCGCGGATATACGCCTGGAAGCTCCCGTGCGGCCGTCGAGTATGATTTGAAAGTGAATGATTGGTGCCAGAAAAGCTGGAAAGAACATATTCAGTTTATGGAATCCGACGATGATATTCGTTATACCGTGTTAGGCTTAATTCTTTTAGAGGAAAAAGGATTGGATTTTGATGCTTGGGATATTGGCAAGCTGTGGCATAAGTATCTGAGCTACCAGCAAGTATGTACAGCTGAGACGCAGGCTTATTTGAATTTCGCTCAAGTGACCTCCCATATGCAAGGTGAAAAAACGGCGGACTGGGCACAGAAGAGTGAATGGGTGCGAACCTGGTTAAATCCTTATCGGGAGTGGATTGGAGCTCAAATCAGAGCCGATGGCTTTGCTTATGGCGCGGCGGGAAATCCAGAGCTGGCAGCGGAATTAGCTTGGCGAGATGCCTCATTTTCCCATGTGAAGAACGGCATTTATGGGGAAATGTTTGTGGCCGCCATGATTGCAGCGGCTTTTAACGAAACCGACAATGAACGTATTGTTGAAATTGGACTTAGTGAAATTCCTAGAGACTGCCGATTGGCTCATGATATTCGCAAAGCTGTAGAAATAGCGAGCAGCTCCGTTGATCAATTGGATTTAGTCGATCGGATCTGGGAAGCGTTCAAGCACTATCATTGTGTCCACACGAACAATAATGCAGCTTTAGTTGCTGCCTCGCTGATTTTCGCTAAGGATGATTTTGAACTGGCCGTTACGACAGCCGTTCTTGGCGGGTGGGATACCGACTGCAACGGCGCTACCGTTGGATCGATTATGGGTGCGAAGATCGGAGCAGATAAACTTCCGCCCGATTGGGCAGAACCGCTTCACGATACGTTATACGCAGAAGTGACAGGATTTCATCCGATTGCGATTTCGGAATGTGCCAAACGCAGCTATGAGGTGTTTAAGAAGATATCGGCAAACTAA
- a CDS encoding transporter substrate-binding domain-containing protein — MKKLTILGTTLTLALVAAGCGAKNTETIASPKAAAEGTKAAAAATTATEPVKVKKIIVGTGTKFPNVAFLDKDGKLTGYDIELVRELDNRLPDYEFEFKTMDFANLLLSLETNKIDFVAHEIEKNKEREQKYLFNNEPYAYWKTKVIVAKDNTNIKSIDDLKGKKALTTATSAEATLLENYNKANDNAIKIVYQSGAANDLVSQLTTGRADGSLGADFLLPLVDPQSKLKAVGPIIEEAEVRFLFRKNDKDGQDLADKIDVALKAVKADGTLSKLSTQWLGGDYTKKE, encoded by the coding sequence ATGAAAAAATTAACAATCCTTGGAACAACACTAACTTTGGCTTTGGTAGCTGCAGGCTGCGGGGCGAAAAATACAGAAACGATCGCATCACCAAAGGCAGCCGCTGAAGGTACGAAAGCTGCTGCAGCTGCAACAACTGCGACTGAGCCTGTCAAAGTGAAGAAGATCATTGTTGGAACGGGAACTAAATTTCCGAACGTGGCTTTTCTTGATAAAGACGGTAAACTAACCGGTTATGATATCGAGCTTGTCAGAGAATTGGATAATCGGCTTCCTGATTACGAGTTTGAATTCAAAACGATGGATTTCGCCAATCTGCTCCTCAGCTTGGAAACGAACAAAATTGACTTTGTAGCCCACGAGATCGAGAAGAACAAGGAAAGAGAGCAAAAATACCTTTTCAACAACGAGCCTTATGCCTACTGGAAAACCAAAGTTATTGTGGCAAAAGACAATACAAACATTAAATCGATTGATGATTTGAAAGGTAAAAAAGCGTTAACGACAGCGACTAGTGCTGAAGCTACGCTATTAGAAAATTATAATAAAGCAAACGATAACGCGATTAAAATTGTTTACCAAAGCGGTGCTGCCAATGACTTGGTTAGTCAGCTTACAACAGGTCGTGCGGACGGATCACTAGGAGCGGATTTCTTGCTGCCGCTCGTCGACCCGCAAAGCAAATTAAAAGCCGTAGGACCGATTATTGAAGAAGCGGAGGTTCGTTTCCTTTTCCGCAAAAATGATAAAGACGGGCAAGATCTTGCGGATAAAATCGACGTGGCATTGAAGGCTGTTAAGGCAGATGGAACGCTTTCCAAGCTTAGCACGCAATGGCTCGGCGGAGACTATACGAAGAAAGAGTAA
- a CDS encoding TetR/AcrR family transcriptional regulator, giving the protein MSRPREFDVEKVLNQSMEVFWAKGYKATSFEDLTNKTHVKKQSLYGVFADKRSLFLKALALYRVQNLDSLREMVDQGGSPTEILDAVKSASLCSKNEDSHSGCLMVNTALEFGMSDEEVTKEVEKMFSDVQLVLEAVISKGQAIGEFTTRFSSKELGAFLANALRGTRILEKTGVPVEQIETILNTSFGLIKK; this is encoded by the coding sequence ATGAGCAGACCAAGAGAATTTGATGTTGAGAAGGTTTTGAATCAGTCGATGGAAGTTTTTTGGGCAAAAGGTTACAAAGCAACCTCCTTCGAAGACCTCACTAATAAGACTCATGTAAAAAAACAAAGTCTGTATGGCGTCTTTGCAGACAAGCGTTCACTCTTTCTAAAAGCACTTGCCCTGTATCGAGTGCAAAATCTCGATTCACTTCGAGAAATGGTCGATCAAGGCGGGTCGCCAACGGAAATTCTAGACGCCGTTAAATCCGCTTCACTTTGTTCAAAAAATGAAGATAGCCATAGCGGTTGTCTGATGGTAAATACGGCGCTGGAATTTGGAATGAGCGATGAGGAAGTAACCAAAGAAGTTGAAAAAATGTTTAGTGATGTCCAGCTTGTACTCGAGGCAGTGATTAGCAAAGGGCAAGCAATTGGAGAGTTTACGACACGCTTCTCAAGCAAAGAATTAGGAGCCTTCTTGGCAAATGCCTTGCGTGGTACCCGCATTCTAGAGAAAACAGGAGTGCCTGTGGAACAAATCGAAACTATTCTAAATACCTCGTTTGGATTAATAAAAAAATAA
- a CDS encoding GTP-binding protein, producing the protein MVDRKIPVTVLSGYLGAGKTTLLNHILHNRDGLKVAVIVNDLSEVNIDAELIREGNGISRTNESLVEMSNGCICCTLREDLLKEVERLAKEDKFDYILIESTGVGEPLPVAQTFTYLDEEQGIDLTQFCRLDTMVTVVDAYRFWTDYSSGETLLERSQAVGEDDTREVVDLLIDQIEFCDVLILNKCDMLDEDELVELEGVLRTLQPRAKFIRSVHGKVAPADILNTHLFNFDEASTSAGWMREMEKETHTPETEEYGISSFVYERIRPFEPSRLMSWMEDWPAEIIRAKGILWLATRNDHAQNLSQAGPSIRFGPAGFWVAALPDGEREAVLEEDADQINHWDDTYGDRINKVVFIGMEMDRAGIVASLDACLLTDAEMQGDWNHFEDELPNAVMELEEACPLPQ; encoded by the coding sequence TTGGTGGATCGTAAAATACCTGTAACCGTCTTAAGCGGTTATTTGGGAGCAGGCAAAACAACGTTATTAAACCACATTCTACATAATCGTGATGGCTTAAAAGTTGCGGTTATTGTCAACGATTTAAGTGAGGTCAACATTGATGCTGAGCTGATTAGAGAAGGCAACGGGATTTCCCGCACGAATGAGAGCTTGGTTGAAATGTCCAATGGCTGCATCTGCTGCACATTGCGTGAAGACCTTTTGAAGGAAGTAGAGCGACTTGCTAAAGAGGATAAGTTTGATTATATCCTGATCGAATCAACGGGTGTAGGTGAACCCTTACCGGTTGCGCAAACATTCACATATTTGGATGAAGAGCAGGGGATTGATCTTACGCAATTTTGCCGTCTCGACACGATGGTAACCGTCGTAGACGCTTATCGTTTCTGGACAGACTACTCCTCTGGAGAGACGCTCCTTGAACGCAGTCAAGCTGTAGGTGAAGATGACACACGCGAAGTTGTTGATCTTCTAATTGATCAGATTGAATTTTGTGATGTTCTGATTTTGAACAAATGTGACATGCTGGATGAAGATGAGCTGGTTGAGCTAGAGGGCGTGCTGCGCACATTACAACCTAGAGCCAAATTCATTCGCTCGGTTCACGGGAAGGTTGCTCCAGCGGATATTTTGAACACGCATTTGTTTAATTTCGATGAAGCAAGTACGTCTGCAGGTTGGATGCGCGAAATGGAAAAGGAAACACATACACCAGAAACCGAAGAATATGGCATTTCCTCTTTCGTCTACGAAAGAATTCGTCCATTCGAGCCTTCGCGGCTGATGAGCTGGATGGAAGATTGGCCAGCTGAGATCATCCGTGCCAAAGGGATCCTGTGGCTTGCAACGCGCAACGATCACGCCCAGAACTTAAGCCAAGCAGGCCCTTCTATTCGCTTCGGTCCAGCAGGATTTTGGGTAGCGGCGCTGCCAGATGGTGAAAGAGAAGCTGTTCTCGAAGAAGATGCAGATCAAATCAATCATTGGGATGATACTTATGGAGATCGCATTAACAAGGTTGTATTCATTGGCATGGAGATGGACCGAGCTGGTATTGTCGCTTCGTTGGATGCCTGCTTGCTAACGGATGCTGAAATGCAAGGAGATTGGAATCATTTCGAGGATGAGCTGCCGAATGCCGTGATGGAGTTGGAAGAAGCCTGTCCTTTACCTCAATAA
- a CDS encoding metal ABC transporter permease — translation MEMLHYDFMQRAFCAGGLIAILASILGVYLMLRRQALMADMLSHVSLAGVAGGAYLNINPTLTGFVVATLGAIAVEYVRRSYKTYSEISVAIIMVGGLSTAVIIMSLKQSINKGFSAYLFGSVVAVNETELLLMFVVAIIGGIFFYIFRRPLYQITFDEDTAKTNGLPVKWISLGFSVLTGMIVSVAMPIVGVLLVSALIVLPAALAIRIAPSFTSALFIAMSIGLLGVISGLTASYQLSTPPGGTIALLLLFILIAGLGLKKVVLTLSKSKAKNAIDTIPRMSKETTISSFNKF, via the coding sequence ATGGAAATGCTGCACTACGACTTCATGCAGCGGGCATTTTGTGCCGGTGGGTTAATTGCCATCCTGGCTTCGATTCTGGGGGTATATCTGATGCTTCGCAGGCAAGCACTGATGGCTGACATGCTCTCCCATGTTTCCTTGGCAGGGGTTGCAGGAGGCGCGTATCTAAACATCAATCCAACTTTAACTGGATTCGTCGTAGCTACACTGGGAGCAATAGCTGTTGAATATGTAAGGAGGTCCTATAAAACCTATAGTGAAATTTCGGTTGCCATCATTATGGTGGGTGGATTATCAACAGCAGTGATCATCATGAGTCTCAAGCAAAGCATCAATAAAGGCTTCTCCGCTTATTTATTCGGCTCTGTTGTTGCTGTGAATGAAACCGAGCTTCTTCTCATGTTTGTGGTCGCGATAATCGGGGGCATCTTTTTCTATATATTCCGTCGTCCGCTCTATCAGATTACATTCGATGAAGATACGGCCAAAACCAATGGGCTTCCTGTGAAATGGATCTCACTTGGCTTTAGCGTCTTAACCGGTATGATTGTATCTGTGGCTATGCCGATTGTGGGAGTTCTTCTCGTTTCGGCATTAATTGTATTGCCCGCGGCGCTTGCCATTCGAATTGCACCTAGTTTTACTTCCGCCCTTTTTATAGCTATGAGTATTGGTTTACTTGGTGTTATTTCCGGTCTTACTGCTTCCTATCAGCTTAGTACACCCCCAGGTGGAACGATAGCGCTGCTTCTCTTATTTATTCTTATTGCTGGCCTTGGTTTGAAAAAGGTTGTGCTAACTTTGAGCAAAAGCAAAGCAAAAAATGCCATTGACACCATCCCTCGTATGTCCAAAGAAACGACCATTTCATCATTCAACAAATTTTAG
- a CDS encoding sensor domain-containing diguanylate cyclase: protein MRTTDAAPRIRLVHFITLLMLVSILIISIIQIAASFKAQRDSLYETTLELNYESAKKMSVTMNSLFKAMENSLKVTSEHLESSMQTHDSIQAQLDLVTGSSNYFNSQMVNDANGNVLAISPASVGLTSKKLTSKAVLDAIEQRKPTISASFESVTNRLIVLMTNPIFNSAGQYMGSLGGAIYLRENNVLNDIFGSNSYSPSGSYIYVVDGAGNLIYHPEHNRLGQNVSANPVVAKLISGQSGKDKVVNTLGVPMLAGYSYVPANGWGIVVQSPLEEINEKSMGLIQNAILYSLPFLLLILVLTAWLAKKLTLPFSRLAATAYQILNGKQIADLPKVRTNTYEAFHLNKTMLITIDALQKKANQYELEAQTDNLTGLANRRSMETQMLDWLEDGIDFSLIVLDIDHFKIINDTHGHLVGDTVLKYLGKLLLAMASENEHYFRFGGEEFIVLMPRVTKEDAYLYAERIRNKLELTISPVGQPITVSLGVSSFPTDGVTAHEVLEHADQALYFAKGKGRNCTVVYDPKFT, encoded by the coding sequence ATGAGAACAACCGATGCTGCTCCGCGGATACGACTTGTTCATTTTATAACCCTATTGATGCTTGTATCTATTTTGATCATATCGATCATTCAAATAGCTGCTTCGTTTAAGGCACAACGAGATTCCTTGTATGAAACGACACTAGAGCTTAATTATGAAAGTGCAAAAAAAATGAGCGTGACCATGAACTCCCTTTTCAAAGCGATGGAGAACAGCTTGAAAGTGACCTCTGAACACCTAGAGAGTAGTATGCAAACTCATGATTCTATCCAAGCGCAATTGGATTTGGTAACGGGGAGCAGCAATTACTTTAACTCACAAATGGTCAATGACGCCAACGGGAATGTCTTAGCCATATCCCCTGCTTCGGTAGGTCTTACTAGCAAAAAGCTGACATCGAAAGCCGTTTTAGATGCGATTGAACAACGAAAACCTACGATCTCAGCATCCTTTGAATCTGTAACGAATCGGCTTATTGTATTAATGACAAATCCCATATTTAATTCTGCAGGTCAGTATATGGGCTCTTTAGGGGGCGCCATTTATTTGCGAGAAAACAATGTTTTAAATGATATATTCGGTTCCAACAGCTACTCGCCATCGGGTTCATATATCTATGTTGTCGATGGGGCCGGCAATCTGATTTATCATCCAGAACACAATCGCTTAGGTCAAAATGTGAGTGCTAATCCAGTAGTAGCCAAGCTCATTAGCGGTCAAAGCGGCAAGGATAAAGTCGTGAATACACTCGGCGTACCCATGTTGGCTGGATATTCTTATGTCCCTGCCAATGGGTGGGGAATCGTGGTGCAATCCCCGCTGGAAGAGATAAATGAAAAGTCGATGGGTTTGATCCAAAATGCGATTCTATACTCATTACCCTTTCTTCTTCTCATCCTTGTGCTAACAGCATGGCTGGCCAAGAAGTTGACTCTTCCCTTTTCTCGATTGGCTGCGACCGCCTATCAAATCTTGAATGGCAAGCAAATCGCAGATCTGCCGAAGGTAAGAACGAATACGTACGAAGCCTTTCATTTGAATAAAACCATGCTAATCACGATTGATGCTTTGCAAAAGAAAGCGAATCAATATGAACTGGAAGCTCAAACGGACAATTTAACGGGCCTTGCCAACAGAAGGAGCATGGAAACACAAATGCTCGATTGGTTGGAGGATGGCATCGATTTTTCTCTTATTGTGCTGGATATTGATCATTTCAAAATTATTAATGATACGCACGGGCATCTTGTAGGAGATACGGTTCTTAAATATTTAGGCAAGCTTTTGCTGGCAATGGCAAGTGAGAACGAACACTATTTCCGGTTTGGCGGAGAGGAATTCATTGTTCTAATGCCCCGTGTGACGAAAGAGGATGCCTATCTGTATGCAGAGAGAATCCGCAATAAGCTGGAATTGACAATAAGCCCAGTAGGTCAACCCATCACGGTATCTCTGGGAGTGTCTTCATTTCCAACAGATGGAGTGACGGCACATGAAGTGCTTGAACATGCGGATCAAGCGCTCTATTTTGCCAAAGGTAAAGGGCGGAATTGTACCGTTGTTTACGATCCTAAGTTTACATGA
- a CDS encoding metal ABC transporter substrate-binding protein — translation MKKIWVSKSLAFTVLTAVLLSGCASKTASGDGKLNVVTSFYPMYEFTKQVAGDHANVIALIPPGAEPHDWEPSAKDMKQLKNANVFVYNGIVEGWAEQSLQSAENKNRVVVEASKGIELMEGLAEEEHQDHKNEAHGDKILDPHVWLTPVLAQKEVEAIVIGLTQADPAHKDDYRKNADAYIGKLKALDESFKTGLKNVKHKEFVTQHAAFGYLAKEYGLTQVPIAGLSPEEEPAPDKMAEIIKFAKDNKVQTIFFETLVDPKVASTIAKEVGAKTAVLNPIEGLTDDDKKKNLDYIGVMTNNLEALKKALNE, via the coding sequence ATGAAAAAAATCTGGGTATCGAAATCACTTGCTTTTACCGTACTAACAGCTGTTCTCTTATCGGGTTGTGCGTCTAAAACGGCTTCAGGCGATGGCAAATTAAATGTCGTAACAAGCTTTTATCCCATGTATGAATTCACTAAACAGGTTGCTGGTGATCATGCCAATGTGATTGCTCTAATCCCGCCGGGGGCCGAACCCCATGATTGGGAGCCTAGTGCGAAAGATATGAAACAACTGAAGAACGCCAATGTGTTCGTATACAACGGTATCGTAGAAGGATGGGCGGAGCAGTCACTTCAGAGCGCTGAGAATAAGAATCGTGTTGTGGTTGAAGCCAGTAAAGGAATTGAATTAATGGAAGGCTTAGCGGAAGAAGAGCATCAAGATCACAAGAATGAAGCGCATGGAGACAAAATCCTAGATCCGCATGTTTGGTTAACGCCTGTTCTTGCTCAAAAAGAAGTTGAGGCTATTGTAATTGGATTAACCCAAGCTGACCCTGCTCATAAGGATGATTATCGGAAAAATGCGGATGCCTATATCGGAAAGCTGAAAGCCTTGGATGAGTCATTTAAAACAGGTCTTAAAAACGTAAAGCATAAAGAATTCGTCACACAGCATGCTGCTTTTGGTTATTTGGCCAAAGAATATGGGCTGACACAAGTTCCTATTGCCGGACTTTCCCCTGAAGAAGAGCCAGCTCCGGATAAAATGGCAGAAATTATTAAATTTGCGAAAGATAATAAGGTACAGACGATTTTCTTTGAAACCTTGGTAGATCCAAAGGTTGCGAGTACAATTGCGAAAGAAGTCGGTGCGAAAACGGCTGTGTTGAATCCCATAGAGGGATTAACGGACGATGATAAAAAGAAAAACCTTGATTACATCGGTGTTATGACGAATAACCTGGAAGCATTGAAAAAAGCGCTGAATGAATAA
- the rpmG gene encoding 50S ribosomal protein L33, with amino-acid sequence MRVIITLACTETGDRNYTTTKNKRTQTSRLELKKYCPRLKRHTLHRETR; translated from the coding sequence ATGAGAGTCATTATTACATTGGCGTGTACGGAAACTGGTGACAGAAACTATACAACGACGAAGAATAAAAGAACCCAAACTTCTCGGTTGGAGCTGAAAAAGTATTGTCCACGTCTGAAGCGTCACACGCTTCACCGTGAAACACGTTAA
- a CDS encoding LysR family transcriptional regulator gives MNIENIEAFVYVIHYGSFNKASEVLFLSQPSVTARIQSLERELDCQLFDRIGKQIHLTDDGRKFLPYAQQLLQTFQKSKIHLKQKKALPNELRIGCTVSVSNYMMPAIIPKMKHKYPEINFKLTTGITDDLVNKVLNRDVDISFVRGITHPSLLSAKFYEDPIRLYVYEGHPFIGKENLTIQDIGRQALIFFECGSLDWMRIHRVFENLKESPNIQIQTDNSETAKKLVLQQAGIAFLPGLSVSQEVKDNKLFPIDFPETAGIALQTNLITLTGENTLFFNSMLDICKGLWGRTKG, from the coding sequence ATGAATATTGAGAATATAGAGGCTTTCGTCTATGTCATCCATTATGGCAGCTTTAACAAGGCATCGGAAGTATTATTCCTTTCCCAGCCTTCGGTAACGGCTAGAATTCAATCGTTAGAACGGGAACTGGATTGTCAGCTCTTTGATCGAATTGGCAAGCAAATTCATTTAACGGATGATGGCAGGAAGTTCCTCCCTTACGCGCAGCAATTACTGCAAACATTTCAAAAGAGTAAAATCCATCTTAAGCAGAAAAAGGCGCTGCCTAACGAACTGCGAATCGGATGTACGGTATCTGTATCTAATTACATGATGCCAGCCATCATCCCGAAGATGAAGCATAAATACCCGGAAATCAATTTTAAACTGACGACTGGAATCACAGATGATCTCGTCAACAAGGTTCTGAACCGAGATGTGGATATCAGCTTTGTGCGTGGAATCACCCATCCTAGTCTTTTATCAGCGAAATTTTATGAAGATCCTATCCGACTCTATGTTTATGAAGGGCATCCCTTTATTGGGAAAGAAAACTTAACGATCCAAGATATCGGACGTCAGGCTCTTATTTTCTTTGAGTGCGGCTCTCTGGACTGGATGCGTATTCACCGTGTATTTGAGAATTTGAAAGAGTCGCCAAACATCCAGATTCAGACGGATAACTCTGAAACTGCCAAGAAGTTGGTTCTTCAGCAGGCAGGTATCGCTTTCTTGCCAGGGCTTAGCGTTAGTCAGGAAGTTAAGGACAATAAGCTATTTCCAATTGACTTTCCAGAGACAGCAGGCATTGCCTTACAGACGAATTTGATTACGTTAACTGGGGAGAATACGTTATTTTTCAACAGTATGTTGGATATTTGCAAAGGATTATGGGGCCGAACGAAAGGGTAA
- a CDS encoding ATP-dependent DNA ligase: MLAYNAKNNQPFHSKHHIAELKLDGLRCIISNMDRLYVYTRHNNLITNKFPELYNCPLPEGTILDGVLIMMDDQGKPDVEAMSARFLSNKNKTPVIFCAFDILRYKGVDVTGLTLLRRKELLDKAFVETENYKKVKVFEGNAVEYFEQVRGRGLDGIIMKSKKENSKYEIEKRSKQWQKVINWTYADVYISGYRKNNFALLASIDAADGSKFPVGVIESGVTSIHQKILDRVKKRLVFKEDQNFAYMEPRIMAKIKTRNWTKSGKLRSPVFMEFVI; the protein is encoded by the coding sequence ATGCTAGCGTACAATGCAAAAAACAATCAACCATTTCACAGTAAACATCATATAGCGGAATTAAAATTAGATGGTCTAAGATGTATTATTTCCAACATGGATAGACTCTATGTTTATACGAGACATAATAACTTGATTACAAATAAATTCCCCGAGTTGTATAATTGCCCCCTGCCTGAAGGGACCATACTTGATGGCGTATTAATCATGATGGACGATCAAGGGAAACCAGACGTTGAAGCCATGTCAGCCAGGTTTTTATCAAATAAAAACAAAACACCTGTGATATTCTGCGCATTTGACATATTGAGATACAAAGGCGTTGATGTTACCGGTTTAACCTTACTGAGGCGTAAAGAACTGTTGGACAAGGCTTTCGTTGAAACCGAGAACTATAAGAAGGTTAAAGTATTTGAGGGAAATGCCGTTGAGTATTTTGAGCAGGTTCGTGGACGGGGACTTGACGGCATCATCATGAAATCTAAAAAAGAGAATTCCAAATACGAAATAGAAAAACGCTCCAAACAGTGGCAAAAGGTGATTAATTGGACTTATGCGGATGTGTACATTTCCGGTTACAGAAAAAATAATTTTGCTTTATTGGCCTCTATTGATGCAGCTGATGGCTCCAAGTTCCCAGTCGGGGTTATAGAGTCAGGTGTAACATCCATTCACCAGAAAATTCTAGATAGAGTGAAGAAACGTTTAGTATTCAAGGAAGACCAGAATTTTGCCTATATGGAACCACGAATCATGGCAAAGATTAAGACAAGAAATTGGACCAAAAGCGGAAAGCTGAGGTCGCCAGTATTCATGGAATTCGTTATCTAA
- a CDS encoding alpha/beta-type small acid-soluble spore protein encodes MARRRNSNTLVVQQARAALEQMKYEVAQELGIQIPQDGYYGYMATRDTGAIGGNITRRLVQLAEQQLTGGIRR; translated from the coding sequence ATGGCTAGAAGAAGAAACAGCAATACATTAGTCGTGCAACAAGCAAGAGCAGCTCTTGAACAAATGAAATATGAAGTCGCTCAAGAATTAGGTATTCAGATTCCGCAAGATGGTTATTACGGCTATATGGCTACTCGTGATACTGGCGCAATCGGTGGTAACATTACGAGAAGATTAGTTCAACTGGCCGAACAACAACTAACCGGCGGAATTAGACGCTAA
- a CDS encoding metal ABC transporter ATP-binding protein, with amino-acid sequence MLLASMDEVEFGYNDVPCIQDASVEIQLGEFVAITGPNGAAKSTLLKLLLGLLDPWKGSIFLSSTNKEGKKLRVGYVSQQISAFNSGFPSTILEFVQSGRYASRSWFRKLDKEDEAQTEKALRQVGMWDLRKRRIGELSGGQKQRICIARALVQEPDMLVLDEPTTGMDQDSRFGFYELMHHQVKAHGRTVVMVTHGLSEVAPYLDRIIELERKGDGGWKCCTTTSCSGHFVPVG; translated from the coding sequence ATGCTGTTAGCTTCCATGGATGAGGTGGAATTCGGTTACAATGACGTCCCATGTATTCAAGATGCGAGTGTAGAGATTCAGTTGGGTGAATTTGTAGCTATAACGGGCCCCAATGGTGCAGCCAAATCGACCTTGCTGAAATTACTTCTTGGCTTGCTTGATCCTTGGAAAGGGAGTATTTTCTTGTCTTCAACCAATAAAGAGGGGAAGAAGCTGAGAGTGGGTTATGTATCTCAGCAAATTTCCGCCTTCAATAGTGGATTCCCTAGTACGATATTGGAGTTTGTCCAATCAGGTAGGTATGCAAGCCGATCGTGGTTTCGTAAACTCGACAAAGAAGATGAGGCGCAGACGGAGAAAGCACTCCGTCAGGTTGGGATGTGGGATTTGCGCAAGCGTAGGATCGGTGAGCTCTCCGGCGGCCAAAAGCAGCGTATTTGCATTGCCAGAGCGCTTGTACAGGAGCCCGACATGCTTGTTCTTGATGAACCGACAACAGGGATGGATCAGGATAGCCGCTTTGGTTTCTACGAGTTGATGCATCATCAAGTGAAAGCTCATGGGCGAACCGTTGTGATGGTGACGCATGGACTCAGCGAGGTCGCTCCCTATCTGGATCGTATTATCGAGCTGGAGAGAAAGGGGGATGGCGGATGGAAATGCTGCACTACGACTTCATGCAGCGGGCATTTTGTGCCGGTGGGTTAA